ATCATACAAACAACCAAGCAAAATTAGGTCAATTTTTCCCCCGCTCCTTCGCTCTCTGACCCATCTTCGACCTCAAGTGTGTCCACCACTGTCTCTTCTCCGTCGGAGGCGGGTTGGTGAGTGAACTCGCCGACAACAGCGTCAACTTCCAGATTTGATGCGCAATGAATTTCCATATACGTATCTTCGAGTGTAAGCCAACCGTCTTCTGTCAAATCTTCCCAGCTGACCACCGTAGAATGATCATTGCGATGATCAAGAGGTTGATTCTGAGACTGCGTTATCCTCTCTAGCACCCGTTCGTTCATGTAGATGAACGCCAACTTGTCAGCGTTGGCTGGTGTGAGTCTGTTGCGTGCCTTGCTGTGGAGGAAGTTAACTGCCGAGAATGATCTCTCTGAGGGAACTGAATTGGCTATGGTTCCAAAGATCCGGACTGCAAGTGCAGCCAGCTTGCTGCCTTGGTTATCAAGAAGCATCCAAGCATCTAATGGAGTCCATTCTTTTGAATAGACTAAGCCTCCTGCAGCAAACCGGCCGCCCGATTGTGCTCGGAAGTGGTTAAATTCTCGAACAATATTGATGTAGTCAGCAGGATTGACTGCTGACTTAAAGAACTGCAGCACTTTCATCATCAGCTGTTCTTCAAGCTTAGTCCCGACTGTGTCAGGCCGTAATGCAAATCCCGCATAATGAATATCATATGTCTGTTTATCCATACGGTTTAACCATACGGAATACAGCTCGCTGAAATTCACgtcttgatgttgctgagACTCGTCAAGtgctttccattctgctTTAATCTCCAGCCAACGAGGAATCACATGGCCGATGTGAGCCCGATCGGCTTCTGAGGCACGCTGACGACTGTTGACAGGCTTAATTATGGCCAAAACAGTCTCTAGGCGTATCCAGAAGTGAGGGTTATTGACAGACTCCAGCACCTTtggaagaagctcgagaGAGCCGGAGGCTAGCTCTGCCCTTACGTCAGGACGGCGAGCGTATGCTTGGAGAGGCTCTTTACAGCGTAAAACTGACTGTAAAGCATTGAACTGACTGCCCCAGCGTGTGATTACACTAAAGCGAGCAGTCAGCTATAGCTAGGAGTCAGAAAAACTGAAAGACGCACGCAGATAAAAACGCCTTATGGTGGCCCCAAGCTGCCTTTTGTGCTTCTCTCAATCGAGCCAACTGCAGTTTCgacttcttgaagaaggtgACAATTAATGTAGCGCTTTTGAATGCCTCCTCAAAGAACGGCTGCTCTAGGATGTCCTTGATGGAGTAGCTGTAGCCCATGTGAATCGCAGAGGGAAAAGAAGCAAATGTTGGAATTCCTTTCTTGCTGCCAAAATGCACATGAGCTTTCCTCATCACGCTATCCGTATCTGTGCAAAACGAGTTAATTCGCAAGAAGTTGCCCTTGCAAATTATCTCCAGCTCAGGATACAAAAGATCGATGTAGTGCTCAGCCGTGTGTTGAATCTGTCCTGTATCAAACGTCTTCCAGTAGAACGCCGTACCATTTGCCACCTGTATCGAGATATTGATAATTCGATGACTTGTGATGTTGTCTGAGGCGTCAAAGATTACGTTGATATGTTCTGCTTGGTCGAGGATAGCCTGGACTTGATTGTGGTACTGAGAATAAGTCGGGGCTAGCAGCCGCTGTACTCGGCGACGAGACGGTGGTTGCCAGGCAGTGTTTAGCTTGCTCAACAGAATCCGCATTCGTTTGGACTCAAAGAGGTTAAATGGACGGCCATCAGCAAAAATTGCTATAGCagcaagctcatcaagcATCTGCTTAAAGGTCTTGTCCACTACAGGAAAGTGATGAGTAagttgaggctgctgagacTGTTGCTGCCTTTTGTAATTGGGACAATGGCGAAGTAAGTGCTTCTTCTGACGAGTAGTGCCCTTGGTTATCTCGTGGCCGCAGTGCTTGCACTTGACTCTAGAGTTCTTGAAACCCGAACTAGCGTCGGAGGCAAGCGTGATAAATTCTCGGTGGACCTGGTGATCGGCTGGCCTTCCAGGGGTTCTGGGCATTGTAGAAGACACACGGAGGGTCTGAAGGTAGTGGGGAGTCGAATTGAGAAGTTTCAGGGGGATACATCGACAGACGGTTGAAGGCTGTGGAGAAAAGGAGGTCGGAAAAGGACTTATATTGTTCCTATGCACTAAACCTATTATAGAAGGCGCTAAGCCTAAGATAGAAGAGGAAatgtcgcagggtaggcattagtaatctagctatatgctttaagtaactgtgcgggatggaataccccgcaCAAGAGAAAACTTAagacatcaatcaacacatttgctgctgctcatcatattcactctaaccctttaagcacgctcagtgcgacagGAAATAATGCATACAAAGCGCGTCTTgctttaaatatttaatGCAAAAAGCGCATTTTATGTAATGATGCAGCATTAAATCCATCTCTAGAAAGACCACCCCATGATACAAAAACCCTTTTCAGCCTTATAGAAAAGACGGAGGCTCGTACTCACTTACTGAGGATTCTGCCTCACTTGCTGGAGAGTCATTATGGCCGGTGCATCCCGGATGCGATTCGATGAAGAATCAGTATAATCCGGGCAAGGCCCTCAACCCGCAAGGACGAGGATTTAATTAACTCTGAAGAATGGAATCCCGGGCCTCGATTGAAAACGTGGGACATCGCACTGCTAATCATGAAGAGCAGCTTCAGCATTTTGTCTCAAATCCTTTTGGAATATAAAGTGCGATTTGAAATAATTCCGAGAATGCCCTTTTTAGGTTTCCTTGTGTGTATtttaaaaagcttatttGATGTAAGGAAAGAGCTTGAAATTACTGCTGCTAGAAAGAACCGCCCTATCATAGGTCAAAAGTAGATTTCCGCCTTCGCCTCATCATGCACCGGCTCGTTAGCCCAGTCATTCATAACACCACCTCACTCTCTGGACGGGTAGCATAGACCGGGCATCACAGATGCGATTCGATGAAGAATCAGTATAATCCGGGCAAGGCCCTCAACCCGCAGGACGAGGATATTAACTCTGAAGAATGGATCCGGGCCTCGATTGACGTGGGACATCGCACTGCTAATCATGAAGAGCAGCTTCAGCATTTTGTCAAATCCTTTTGGATATAAAGATTTGAAATAATTCCGAGAATGCCTTTTTAGGTTCCTTGTGTGTATTTTAGTTTATTGATAAGGAAAGAGCTTGAAATTACTGCTGCTTGAGAACCGCTATCATAGGTCAATGTAGATTTCCGCCATCGCCTCATCATGCACCGCCTCGTTAGCCCAGTCTTTCATAACACCACCTTACTCTCTGACGGGTAGCATAGACGGCCTTCACACACTGAAACCGCATTGGATCGGGCGAGTCGCCAGCTGGCACAATAGAGGAAGAATCAGATcttatgatgatgatgagcatCGCACAACCTTGCCGCGCAGGGGACGGTATGGTAGAATGCTTCACTGGATATTCAACAAAGGGCAAGCTGGAAAAGTGATCGTTGCACCGATGGGCCGGCCACTAACAAACCGGACTGCGCTATGAAGCAAAGGAGAACCGTCACCTATGCGAATAGCTTTTTCTTGATACGCCATGCATTCTTTGAACACTATACGCTGCACAAGTGCTAGTGCTCACGAGGAAAGCACGAACTAGACACGGCGAGATTTTCGTACCCATTGA
This genomic interval from Fusarium oxysporum f. sp. lycopersici 4287 chromosome 3, whole genome shotgun sequence contains the following:
- a CDS encoding hypothetical protein (At least one base has a quality score < 10), with protein sequence MPRTPGRPADHQVHREFITLASDASSGFKNSRVKCKHCGHEITKGTTRQKKHLLRHCPNYKRQQQSQQPQLTHHFPVVDKTFKQMLDELAAIAIFADGRPFNLFESKRMRILLSKLNTAWQPPSRRRVQRLLAPTYSQYHNQVQAILDQAEHINVIFDASDNITSHRIINISIQVANGTAFYWKTFDTGQIQHTAEHYIDLLYPELEIICKGNFLRINSFCTDTDSVMRKAHVHFGSKKGIPTFASFPSAIHMGYSYSIKDILEQPFFEEAFKSATLIVTFFKKSKLQLARLREAQKAAWGHHKAFLSAVITRWGSQFNALQSVLRCKEPLQAYARRPDVRAELASGSLELLPKVLESVNNPHFWIRLETVLAIIKPVNSRQRASEADRAHIGHVIPRWLEIKAEWKALDESQQHQDVNFSELYSVWLNRMDKQTYDIHYAGFALRPDTVGTKLEEQLMMKVLQFFKSAVNPADYINIVREFNHFRAQSGGRFAAGGLVYSKEWTPLDAWMLLDNQGSKLAALAVRIFGTIANSVPSERSFSAVNFLHSKARNRLTPANADKLAFIYMNERVLERITQSQNQPLDHRNDHSTVVSWEDLTEDGWLTLEDTYMEIHCASNLEVDAVVGEFTHQPASDGEETVVDTLEVEDGSESEGAGEKLT